From a single Xiphophorus maculatus strain JP 163 A chromosome 5, X_maculatus-5.0-male, whole genome shotgun sequence genomic region:
- the foxe1 gene encoding forkhead box protein E1: protein MIMPVVKVEKESPADSGLPSSNPSPQTEDQQPRGRRRKRPLQRGKPPYSYIALISMAIANSPDRKLTLGGIYKFITERFPFYRDNSKKWQNSIRHNLTLNDCFIKIPREPGRPGKGNYWALDPNAEDMFESGSFLRRRKRFKRCDLSTYAAYVQETPVFSPVQITRSAAYSGSMYPNMAVNPAYGQQLPSAAYYPSSSPPGFAHGQTRMFSINNIIGHPASAGMLAGQGAEMMQQPGRSFSPEGLPNGSAACSLGTPGFQGQPCGGAVPSRSATHPGFTYSGPNGHPHHHAHQGSYGQGHSPGYASAGRIHAAAHGSAETVDHYGRASPVQLGSFSQYNSVAAGAVTNSGSYLRHPSYPGTMDRFVPAI, encoded by the coding sequence ATGATAATGCCGGTGGTGAAAGTGGAGAAAGAGTCTCCGGCGGACTCCGGCTTGCCGTCCTCCAACCCTTCCCCGCAGACAGAGGATCAGCAGCCGCgtggcaggaggaggaagagaccTCTGCAGAGGGGGAAACCGCCGTACAGCTACATCGCTCTCATCTCCATGGCCATCGCCAACTCCCCCGACCGCAAGTTGACGCTGGGGGGAATCTACAAGTTCATCACCGAGCGGTTCCCCTTCTACAGAGACAACTCCAAGAAGTGGCAGAACTCCATCCGCCACAACCTGACGCTGAACGACTGCTTCATCAAGATCCCGCGGGAACCCGGGCGACCCGGGAAAGGCAACTATTGGGCACTGGACCCCAACGCGGAGGACATGTTTGAGAGTGGCAGCTTTCTGAGGCGCAGGAAGAGGTTCAAGCGCTGCGACCTCAGCACCTACGCCGCGTATGTCCAAGAGACGCCAGTTTTCTCCCCGGTCCAGATCACCAGGTCAGCGGCGTACTCCGGTTCCATGTACCCCAACATGGCGGTCAACCCTGCGTACGGCCAGCAGCTGCCCTCCGCCGCCTACTACCCCTCATCATCGCCGCCTGGATTTGCACACGGCCAGACCCGCATGTTTAGCATCAATAACATCATCGGACATCCGGCGTCAGCAGGCATGCTGGCGGGTCAGGGCGCGGAGATGATGCAGCAGCCGGGCCGCAGCTTCAGTCCGGAGGGGCTGCCGAATGGGTCCGCCGCCTGCAGCTTGGGAACGCCAGGGTTCCAGGGTCAGCCATGCGGGGGAGCAGTGCCATCCCGCTCCGCGACACACCCCGGGTTCACCTACTCTGGCCCGAACGGCCACCCGCATCACCACGCCCACCAGGGTTCCTACGGACAGGGTCACAGCCCGGGTTACGCTTCGGCAGGCCGGATCCACGCCGCGGCCCACGGCTCTGCAGAGACAGTGGACCATTACGGCCGGGCGTCTCCAGTGCAGCTCGGCTCTTTCTCCCAGTACAACAGCGTGGCGGCAGGTGCGGTTACCAACAGCGGGAGCTACCTGAGACACCCGTCGTATCCCGGGACCATGGATCGGTTTGTTCCCGCGATCTGA